One window from the genome of Silvimonas iriomotensis encodes:
- a CDS encoding MlaC/ttg2D family ABC transporter substrate-binding protein, with translation MTRITHWFMAALLCLPVLALAVPADPASPEAIVRGVSKDVLEIINANVQDPVKQQTMADARLVPLADFGRMTALAVGKYWRTATPEQQQALTTEFRAMLVRTWVAVLSNHKGAQVDVKGTRPGETAQEQTVHSVVNQPGQQAIALDLDFENTAAGWKVYDISIEGISFINSHRNQFGSVIQKDGVDGLIKQLSAANAKAGVRTATK, from the coding sequence ATGACTCGTATCACGCATTGGTTCATGGCGGCGTTGCTGTGCTTGCCGGTTCTTGCTCTGGCCGTGCCGGCCGATCCTGCTTCACCGGAAGCCATCGTGCGCGGGGTGAGCAAGGATGTGCTGGAAATCATCAACGCCAACGTGCAGGACCCGGTCAAGCAGCAAACCATGGCCGACGCCCGCCTGGTGCCGCTGGCCGACTTTGGCCGCATGACCGCGCTGGCGGTGGGCAAATACTGGCGCACCGCCACGCCGGAACAGCAACAAGCGCTGACCACCGAGTTCCGGGCCATGCTGGTGCGGACCTGGGTTGCCGTGCTTAGCAACCATAAAGGCGCGCAGGTGGATGTCAAAGGCACGCGCCCGGGTGAGACTGCGCAAGAACAGACTGTCCACAGCGTGGTGAATCAGCCGGGCCAGCAAGCAATCGCACTGGATCTGGATTTCGAAAACACCGCCGCGGGCTGGAAGGTGTACGACATCTCGATTGAAGGCATCAGCTTTATCAACAGTCACCGCAACCAGTTTGGCTCGGTCATCCAGAAAGACGGCGTGGATGGCCTGATCAAGCAGTTGTCGGCGGCCAATGCCAAAGCCGGCGTGCGCACGGCCACGAAATAA